Proteins encoded in a region of the Mixophyes fleayi isolate aMixFle1 chromosome 5, aMixFle1.hap1, whole genome shotgun sequence genome:
- the LOC142158763 gene encoding mas-related G-protein coupled receptor member H-like — translation MNLTSTNNTDQYDTLEEDNGGFSQYAYIHFTVAAAVALGLCLIGLVGNVIVFWYLCFKIQRNKYTIYIINLAVADSILILFSAMLLMININTLVGTNSDFEGKESLYIFVEIFYDSMQYSGMFILTAISMERCMSVLFPLWYQCHRPQNLSTIMCVFLWGIGCLESLIENLVCTPEAFTSQTSECRAVQIMTFVLSIGICLPIMVISSFTLLIKIQRTFRQQYPPKLYIIIIAAVFLFILSIIPFSFLWFLMYFQLLPRDVESVSLFFASVFCTVLNCTINPYIYFIVGHKWKQSSSHSVHDALQRAFKIEDNENNDSQSNKTINTSSQTNLAIDV, via the coding sequence ATGAATCTGACAAGCACAAACAACACTGACCAATATGATACGCTGGAAGAGGATAATGGTGGCTTCTCACAATACGCTTATATACATTTCACCGTAGCAGCTGCTGTTGCTTTAGGTCTCTGTCTGATTGGCTTGGTGGGAAATGTTATTGTATTTTGGTATCTTTGCTTCAAGATCCAGAGAAACAAATACACTATTTATATAATCAACCTGGCAGTGGCTGACTCCATCTTGATACTATTCAGTGCTATGCTGCTGATGATCAATATCAATACATTGGTTGGTACAAATTCTGATTTTGAAGGAAAAGAGTCATTGTATATTTTCGTTGAAATATTTTATGACAGCATGCAATATTCAGGAATGTTCATCCTCACAGCCATCAGCATGGAAAGGTGTATGTCTGTCCTGTTTCCCTTATGGTACCAGTGTCATCGGCCTCAGAACTTGTCCACTATTATGTGTGTCTTCCTGTGGGGCATTGGATGTTTGGAAAGTCTTATTGAGAACTTAGTATGTACACCAGAAGCTTTCACGAGTCAGACTTCAGAGTGTAGAGCGGTACAGATAATGACTTTTGTTTTATCTATAGGTATCTGCCTTCCAATCATGGTCATTTCAAGTTTCACTTTGCTCATAAAAATACAAAGGACCTTTAGACAGCAATATCCACCAAaactgtatatcatcatcatcgctgCGGTATTTCTGTTCATCTTATCCATCATCCCGTTcagttttttatggtttttaatgTACTTTCAGCTGCTACCAAGAGATGTTGAATCAGTCAGTTTATTCTTTGCTAGTGTCTTTTGCACAGTTCTTAACTGTACCATTAACCCATACATTTATTTCATTGTTGGACATAAATGGAAGCAATCATCTAGTCATTCTGTTCATGATGCTCTTCAAAGAGCATTCAAGATAGAAGACAATGAGAATAATGACtcacaaagtaataaaacaattaacACATCAAGTCAAACTAACCTTGCAATCGATGTCTAA